The proteins below come from a single Gordonia pseudamarae genomic window:
- a CDS encoding nuclear transport factor 2 family protein, translated as MQTEIEAIRSLKAQYCRFLDTRDGDAWRALFADDVVVRVDMAPGTNGADPQTAPPVEGADVFVSFTLSALNDVATVHHVHTPEIALTADDTATGIWAMEDWLVYPDGGELRGAGHYHETYRKSDGRWQITSLHLTRTVVQVSRPTS; from the coding sequence GTGCAGACCGAGATCGAGGCCATCAGGAGTCTGAAGGCACAGTACTGCCGATTTCTCGACACCCGCGACGGCGACGCCTGGCGGGCTCTGTTCGCCGACGACGTGGTGGTCCGAGTCGACATGGCGCCCGGCACGAACGGCGCCGACCCGCAGACCGCGCCGCCGGTGGAAGGTGCCGACGTCTTCGTCTCGTTCACACTCAGCGCGCTCAACGATGTCGCCACCGTGCATCACGTGCACACCCCGGAGATCGCACTGACCGCAGACGACACGGCCACCGGCATCTGGGCGATGGAGGACTGGCTGGTGTACCCCGACGGTGGCGAACTGCGCGGCGCCGGACATTACCACGAAACGTACCGGAAGAGCGATGGTCGCTGGCAGATCACTTCATTGCACCTAACCCGCACTGTTGTTCAGGTGAGCAGGCCGACATCCTGA
- a CDS encoding tyrosine-protein phosphatase, translating into MASEQLTEAQAQPGQLIELASLPNLRDVGGWPTVDGRVVRRGMVFRSTALHSLSDDDTARLRALRITTIYDLRTARERLEAPDAAIGEQANLSLDVLADTSMAIPAKLHEVLVDPAVVARVSTELTGGKGVEHMSESYRHYVTLPSAIASYRRMVAGLLGEDPAALLIHCTTGKDRTGWGTAVLLSALGVAREDIYREYLLTNEHLLPTFTGVFAKFAEAGGDPELLRPLLGVDAAYLDQSFAEADRVWGGMDEYLSGCLGLDDRARERLRNRLLV; encoded by the coding sequence ATGGCGAGCGAGCAGCTGACAGAAGCGCAGGCGCAACCGGGACAACTCATCGAGCTGGCCTCGCTGCCCAACCTGCGTGACGTCGGCGGCTGGCCGACGGTCGACGGCCGGGTGGTGCGCCGCGGCATGGTGTTCCGCTCCACCGCGCTGCACTCGCTCAGCGACGACGACACCGCACGACTGCGAGCGCTGCGCATCACCACCATCTACGACCTGCGGACCGCCAGGGAACGGCTGGAGGCACCCGACGCCGCGATCGGGGAGCAGGCCAACCTCTCGCTCGACGTGCTCGCCGACACGTCCATGGCGATCCCGGCCAAGTTGCACGAGGTGCTGGTCGATCCGGCGGTCGTCGCCCGGGTGAGCACCGAACTCACCGGCGGCAAGGGCGTCGAGCACATGAGCGAGTCGTATCGGCACTATGTGACGCTGCCGAGCGCGATCGCGTCCTATCGCCGCATGGTGGCCGGGTTGCTCGGTGAGGATCCGGCGGCACTGCTCATCCACTGCACCACCGGCAAGGACCGCACCGGTTGGGGTACGGCGGTGCTGCTCAGCGCGCTCGGTGTGGCCCGCGAGGACATCTACCGCGAGTATCTGCTCACCAACGAACATCTGCTGCCGACGTTCACGGGCGTGTTCGCGAAGTTCGCGGAGGCCGGCGGCGACCCGGAGCTGCTGCGTCCGTTGCTCGGTGTCGATGCGGCGTATCTGGATCAGTCCTTCGCGGAGGCCGATCGGGTGTGGGGCGGGATGGACGAGTACCTCAGCGGCTGTCTGGGCCTTGACGATCGCGCCCGCGAAAGATTGCGCAACCGTCTTCTGGTTTAG